In a single window of the Arthrobacter zhangbolii genome:
- a CDS encoding LacI family DNA-binding transcriptional regulator — MERRATSSDVAKTAGVSRATVSYVLNGRTGQSISAATRNRVLAAARELGYTPSTAARTLRRGRSDLVLMLLPPEPLGRALAMIIDAASEQVERNGLRLVAHRVPSRGGAVPLVQSLAPAALILIAPLPDAEIAAVQAAGITVVSLPQTAGDPLAPDLGIGAMQVKHLVESGHERIGVAVPPESGYAWRVKVRLAAIRDACARYGLPAPAVERLGLEAAEAAAAVERWLEGEQRVSAVCAFDDDHAFAVLSGLSVHGLQAPRDLAVIGAEDIPLAGLAVPPLTTVSVDARRLGEHFAQAALASASGAGEDGAALAVAGPPAVSLILRASA; from the coding sequence GTGGAACGCAGGGCCACCTCGAGCGATGTAGCGAAGACGGCGGGCGTGTCCCGCGCCACAGTCAGCTATGTGCTGAACGGCCGGACAGGCCAAAGTATCTCCGCTGCCACCCGGAACCGGGTTCTCGCAGCAGCCCGGGAACTCGGCTACACGCCCTCCACTGCTGCACGCACGTTGCGCCGCGGACGCAGCGACTTGGTATTGATGCTGCTCCCGCCCGAACCCCTGGGCCGTGCCCTGGCCATGATTATCGACGCCGCGTCCGAACAAGTGGAACGGAACGGGCTGCGCCTGGTGGCCCACCGGGTACCGTCCCGGGGCGGGGCGGTACCCCTGGTGCAGTCCCTGGCACCCGCAGCGCTGATTTTGATTGCCCCGCTTCCGGACGCTGAGATCGCCGCCGTCCAGGCTGCCGGGATTACGGTTGTTTCGCTGCCGCAGACGGCGGGGGACCCGCTGGCTCCTGATCTGGGCATTGGCGCGATGCAGGTGAAGCACCTGGTGGAATCCGGGCACGAGCGGATCGGTGTGGCCGTGCCGCCGGAATCCGGGTACGCCTGGCGGGTGAAGGTCAGGCTGGCCGCGATCCGGGATGCCTGTGCCAGGTACGGCCTGCCCGCACCCGCCGTCGAGCGTCTCGGGCTGGAAGCAGCAGAGGCGGCGGCCGCCGTCGAGCGCTGGCTGGAGGGGGAACAGCGCGTCAGCGCGGTCTGCGCGTTCGATGACGACCACGCCTTCGCAGTGCTCTCCGGGCTGTCGGTCCACGGGCTGCAGGCACCCCGGGACCTGGCGGTGATCGGTGCCGAAGACATTCCGCTGGCCGGGCTGGCCGTGCCGCCGCTGACCACCGTCAGCGTGGATGCCCGCCGGCTGGGGGAGCATTTTGCCCAGGCCGCGCTGGCGTCCGCCTCCGGAGCAGGCGAGGACGGTGCGGCGCTGGCAGTGGCGGGACCGCCCGCCGTCAGCCTGATACTGCGCGCCTCGGCCTGA
- a CDS encoding SDR family NAD(P)-dependent oxidoreductase, whose amino-acid sequence MANQPITAQNTVQQWLDHPAGGPAIRGMLAQAGSDESSLGPALTLKLQQLVDLSQGQFPQAAVDELVKAANGGVMPETEAAVLPTVAGRFDGKTVIVTGAGSGIGRATASRIAREGGRVIAVDMAEAKITELAEQTGEAIVPVAADLTDAAAVERIIAAAGGQIDGLANVAGINDDFSPLHEVSDAMWQKIFAVNVDGLMRLTRAVLPTMLEAGKGSIVNITSEAGLRGSASGVAYTASKHAVVGITRSTAFMYAREGIRVNAVAPGGVATGIPMGGKTSEYGEARLSPARVNIPGLASAEDLAASITFLLSDDGVNINGAILPSDGGWSAV is encoded by the coding sequence ATGGCTAACCAGCCCATCACCGCCCAGAACACCGTCCAGCAGTGGCTCGACCACCCGGCAGGCGGCCCCGCCATCCGCGGCATGCTTGCCCAGGCAGGCAGCGACGAGTCCAGCCTGGGCCCGGCGCTGACCCTGAAGCTGCAGCAGCTGGTGGACCTGAGCCAGGGCCAGTTCCCGCAGGCCGCCGTGGATGAACTCGTGAAGGCGGCCAACGGCGGCGTTATGCCCGAAACCGAAGCAGCAGTGCTGCCCACGGTCGCCGGCCGCTTCGATGGCAAGACCGTGATCGTTACCGGCGCCGGCTCCGGCATCGGCCGCGCCACCGCCTCCCGAATTGCCCGTGAAGGCGGCCGCGTGATCGCCGTAGACATGGCAGAGGCAAAGATCACCGAGCTCGCGGAGCAGACCGGCGAAGCCATTGTCCCGGTCGCTGCGGACCTCACCGACGCCGCCGCCGTGGAGCGCATCATTGCCGCTGCCGGCGGACAGATCGACGGTCTGGCCAACGTGGCAGGCATCAATGACGACTTCTCCCCGCTGCACGAGGTCTCCGACGCCATGTGGCAGAAGATCTTCGCCGTGAACGTGGACGGCCTGATGCGCCTCACCCGCGCCGTACTGCCGACCATGCTCGAAGCCGGCAAGGGCTCCATTGTGAACATCACCTCCGAAGCGGGCCTGCGCGGCTCCGCCTCCGGTGTGGCCTACACCGCTTCCAAGCACGCCGTGGTGGGCATTACCCGCAGCACCGCGTTTATGTATGCCCGTGAAGGCATACGTGTAAATGCGGTTGCTCCGGGCGGCGTCGCCACCGGCATTCCGATGGGCGGCAAGACCAGCGAGTACGGTGAGGCCCGCCTTTCCCCCGCCCGGGTCAACATCCCGGGCCTCGCCTCGGCCGAGGACCTGGCGGCGTCCATCACGTTCCTGCTCAGCGACGACGGCGTCAACATCAACGGCGCCATCCTGCCTTCCGACGGCGGCTGGTCCGCGGTCTAA
- a CDS encoding SDR family oxidoreductase — MTERQHVLVTGATGYIGGRLVPLLLEDGHDVRVLARSPEKLSDVPWASDVEVVKGDLSEKESAVEAFSGIDTLYFLVHSMASGKGFSDQESAIAHIVADAAAQAGVKRIVYLGGLHPEEGELSPHMKSRTEVGRILLEGEVPAVVYQAGVVIGSGSASFEMIRHLTETLPVMPAPSWVRRRIEPIAVRDVLHYLVRAVDIPAEVNRTFDLGSREVLTYAELMNGYAEEAGLPRRRIYALPLPAPRLAGHWVALVTPIPRSMSLPLVESLQHDAVAKEHDIDRYVPLPEGGLTDYHDAVRRALGKEKRGEVETTWANASASSDLASDPLPSDPDWAGQTVYVDSRQRRSAVDPAAVWKVIEGVGGRNGWYSLPMAWAIRGVLDKTVGGAGLTRGRRNPTTLFTGDVVDWWRVELLERGTLLRLRAEMRVPGKAWLEMRVEPDGEGGSLYRQRAIYFPKGLAGRLYWWLIAPFHGLIFPSMARNITRQAARMTEPA; from the coding sequence ATGACAGAACGCCAGCATGTCCTGGTCACCGGCGCCACCGGCTACATCGGCGGACGCCTTGTTCCCCTGCTGCTCGAAGACGGGCATGATGTGCGCGTCCTCGCCCGCTCTCCGGAAAAGCTCTCCGACGTGCCCTGGGCCTCGGACGTGGAGGTGGTCAAGGGCGATCTTTCCGAGAAGGAATCCGCAGTGGAGGCCTTCTCCGGGATCGACACCCTCTATTTCCTGGTGCATTCCATGGCCTCCGGCAAGGGGTTCAGCGACCAGGAATCCGCCATCGCGCATATTGTGGCCGACGCCGCGGCCCAGGCCGGTGTGAAAAGGATTGTCTATCTCGGCGGACTGCATCCGGAAGAGGGCGAGCTGTCCCCGCATATGAAGTCCCGCACCGAGGTGGGGCGGATCCTGCTCGAAGGCGAGGTGCCCGCGGTGGTTTACCAGGCCGGCGTCGTCATCGGTTCCGGATCCGCGTCCTTTGAGATGATCCGTCACCTGACGGAAACACTGCCGGTGATGCCGGCACCGAGCTGGGTGCGCCGCCGCATCGAGCCGATTGCCGTCCGCGATGTGCTGCACTATCTGGTCCGTGCCGTGGATATCCCCGCCGAGGTCAACCGCACCTTCGACCTCGGGTCCCGGGAAGTGCTTACCTACGCCGAGCTGATGAACGGATATGCCGAGGAGGCCGGGCTGCCCCGGCGGCGGATCTATGCGCTGCCGCTCCCGGCGCCGCGGCTGGCCGGGCACTGGGTGGCCCTGGTGACGCCGATTCCACGCTCCATGTCCCTGCCGCTGGTGGAATCCCTGCAGCACGACGCCGTTGCCAAGGAACACGACATTGACCGGTATGTGCCGCTTCCGGAAGGCGGCCTCACGGATTATCACGACGCCGTCCGGCGAGCCCTGGGCAAGGAAAAGCGAGGCGAGGTGGAAACCACCTGGGCAAATGCCTCGGCGTCCTCGGACCTGGCATCGGACCCGTTGCCCAGCGACCCCGATTGGGCCGGCCAGACCGTATATGTGGATTCCCGGCAGCGCCGCTCCGCCGTGGACCCGGCCGCCGTCTGGAAGGTTATTGAAGGCGTGGGCGGCCGCAACGGCTGGTACTCCCTGCCCATGGCCTGGGCCATCCGCGGGGTACTGGACAAAACAGTGGGCGGTGCCGGGCTGACCCGCGGCCGGCGCAATCCCACCACGCTGTTCACCGGCGATGTGGTCGACTGGTGGCGGGTGGAACTGCTGGAGCGCGGAACACTGCTGCGGCTGCGGGCCGAGATGCGGGTGCCGGGCAAAGCCTGGCTGGAAATGCGCGTGGAGCCGGACGGTGAGGGCGGCAGCCTGTACCGGCAGCGGGCCATTTACTTCCCCAAGGGACTGGCCGGACGCCTGTACTGGTGGCTGATTGCCCCGTTCCACGGCCTCATCTTTCCGTCCATGGCGAGGAACATCACCCGCCAGGCAGCCCGTATGACGGAGCCCGCGTAA
- a CDS encoding ATP-dependent DNA ligase — protein sequence MATGGGKTQETVSVEGHRLRLTNLDKVLYPETGTTKADVISYYAAVADYMLPHSRNRAATRKRWVHGVGTPEEPGQVFFQKNIEDSAPSWVKRFPIEHKTSTNYYPVVNDLATLTWLAQSAALEIHVPQWQFGPRGKIGAADRMVLDLDPGDGVGLAECAEVARLARSILSDMGLDARPVTSGSKGIHLYAALDGSQTSDEVNAVAHELARALEADNPDLVVSDMKKSLRRGKVLVDWSQNNGNKTTICPYSLRGRFQPTVAAPRTWAELEDPGLAQLDYEQVLERLDDPDPLAGMADGTFAEKALEEAVEEEAGGSRSADRLGKYRSMRDAAKTPEPVPEEPSTPTEGNSFVIQEHHARRLHWDFRLEHDGVLVSWALPKGPPSTTGKNNLAVQTEDHPLDYGTFEGHIPKGEYGGGDVKIWDHGTYEREKWRDGKEVIAVLHGQPDGGLAGQGAADRRFALIHTGSGGDKANNNWLIHLMKDQPKPGEKGRDDESDGGVKVKPEAGRPRPATPQAAVAAAAEADTGPAPTVPEEGTDDSVPVIEPMLATAGSRAEINNDDEWAFEMKWDGVRAVVTVTPEGTRLISRNGKDMTAAYPELADLSGHLNGERAVLDAEIVTLNKAGRPDFGLLQPRMHLSKPREIAAAAQRTPAHLMVFDLLWLDGKSLEELGYEQRREILESAVEATPDGHLQVPPALDMGMDEAVAASKELGLEGVMAKRRTSTYSPGRRSKNWLKLKNQFTQEVVVVGWRPGQGNRQNKVGSLLVAIPDGVDLKYIGRVGSGLSEKDLALIGPRLKKMSRKTPPLDDVPGADASDAQWVRPALVGEVTFSERTGSGKLRHPVWRGLRPDKKPSDVVVEPA from the coding sequence ATGGCGACAGGCGGAGGGAAAACGCAGGAAACCGTCAGCGTGGAGGGACACCGGCTCCGCCTGACCAATCTCGACAAGGTGCTGTACCCCGAAACGGGAACCACCAAAGCCGACGTCATTTCCTATTACGCCGCCGTGGCGGATTACATGCTTCCGCATTCACGCAACCGTGCGGCCACCCGCAAACGGTGGGTGCACGGCGTCGGTACACCGGAGGAGCCGGGACAGGTGTTCTTTCAGAAGAACATCGAGGACTCCGCGCCGTCGTGGGTGAAACGGTTCCCCATTGAGCACAAAACCTCGACCAACTATTACCCGGTGGTCAATGACCTGGCCACCCTCACCTGGCTGGCCCAGTCAGCGGCCCTGGAGATCCACGTGCCGCAGTGGCAGTTCGGCCCGCGGGGCAAAATCGGCGCTGCGGACCGGATGGTGCTGGACCTGGATCCCGGAGATGGCGTCGGGCTGGCTGAGTGCGCCGAAGTAGCCCGGCTGGCCCGGTCCATCCTCTCGGATATGGGCCTGGATGCCCGGCCGGTCACCAGCGGGTCCAAGGGAATCCACCTGTACGCAGCGCTGGACGGCAGCCAGACCTCGGATGAGGTCAATGCGGTGGCCCACGAGCTGGCCCGGGCGCTGGAGGCGGATAACCCTGACCTGGTGGTCAGTGATATGAAGAAGTCACTGCGCCGGGGCAAGGTACTGGTGGACTGGAGCCAGAACAACGGCAACAAAACCACCATCTGCCCCTATTCGCTGCGTGGGCGCTTCCAGCCGACCGTGGCTGCTCCCCGGACCTGGGCGGAGCTCGAGGATCCCGGCCTGGCTCAACTGGATTACGAGCAGGTGCTGGAACGCCTCGATGATCCGGACCCGCTGGCCGGGATGGCGGACGGAACCTTTGCGGAGAAAGCATTGGAAGAGGCGGTTGAAGAGGAAGCGGGCGGCAGCCGGTCCGCGGACCGGCTGGGGAAATACCGGAGCATGCGTGACGCGGCCAAAACCCCGGAGCCGGTCCCGGAAGAGCCGTCCACCCCCACGGAGGGGAACAGCTTCGTTATCCAGGAGCACCACGCCCGCCGCCTGCACTGGGATTTCCGGCTGGAACACGACGGCGTGCTGGTTTCCTGGGCGCTGCCCAAAGGACCGCCGTCCACCACCGGCAAAAACAATCTGGCGGTGCAGACCGAGGATCATCCGCTGGATTACGGAACCTTCGAAGGACATATTCCCAAGGGGGAATATGGCGGAGGAGACGTCAAAATCTGGGATCACGGCACCTACGAGCGGGAAAAATGGCGGGACGGCAAGGAAGTCATTGCCGTTCTGCACGGCCAGCCCGACGGCGGCCTGGCGGGACAGGGTGCGGCGGACCGGCGTTTTGCCCTGATCCACACCGGCTCGGGCGGTGATAAGGCAAACAACAACTGGCTCATTCACCTCATGAAGGATCAGCCAAAGCCCGGTGAAAAAGGCAGGGATGACGAGTCCGACGGCGGCGTGAAGGTAAAGCCGGAGGCGGGGAGGCCCCGGCCCGCGACGCCTCAGGCCGCCGTCGCAGCGGCGGCGGAGGCTGATACCGGTCCTGCACCGACCGTGCCGGAGGAAGGAACGGATGACTCCGTCCCGGTGATCGAACCGATGCTGGCGACGGCGGGCAGCCGTGCCGAAATCAACAACGATGACGAATGGGCCTTCGAGATGAAATGGGACGGCGTGCGCGCCGTCGTGACCGTAACCCCGGAAGGGACCCGCCTGATCAGCCGCAACGGCAAGGATATGACCGCCGCCTATCCGGAACTGGCAGATCTCAGCGGGCACCTGAACGGGGAGCGGGCCGTACTGGATGCGGAAATAGTGACGCTTAACAAGGCCGGCCGCCCGGACTTCGGGTTGCTGCAGCCGCGGATGCATCTGAGTAAGCCGCGGGAAATAGCCGCCGCGGCGCAGCGGACGCCGGCGCACCTGATGGTCTTCGACCTGCTGTGGCTGGACGGCAAGTCCCTGGAGGAGCTGGGCTACGAACAGCGCCGGGAAATCCTCGAATCCGCGGTGGAAGCCACCCCGGACGGACACCTGCAGGTGCCCCCGGCGCTGGACATGGGCATGGATGAAGCCGTCGCCGCCAGCAAGGAACTCGGGCTGGAAGGAGTGATGGCCAAACGGCGCACCAGCACCTACAGCCCGGGCCGGCGCTCGAAAAACTGGCTGAAGCTGAAGAACCAGTTCACCCAGGAAGTGGTGGTGGTGGGCTGGCGGCCGGGCCAGGGCAACCGGCAGAACAAGGTGGGCTCCCTGCTGGTGGCCATTCCCGACGGTGTGGACCTGAAATACATCGGCCGGGTCGGCTCAGGACTGAGTGAAAAGGACCTGGCACTGATCGGTCCAAGGCTGAAGAAAATGTCCCGCAAAACCCCGCCGCTGGACGATGTGCCCGGAGCCGACGCTTCGGATGCCCAATGGGTACGTCCGGCACTGGTGGGGGAAGTGACGTTCTCCGAGCGCACCGGCAGCGGAAAACTGCGCCACCCCGTTTGGCGCGGCCTGCGCCCGGATAAAAAACCCTCCGACGTCGTGGTGGAGCCGGCCTAG
- a CDS encoding zinc-dependent alcohol dehydrogenase yields the protein MKSVHVTGPDTNEWVEVDRPAPGPRDVLLKMKACGICGSDAFYSHVGGIPPRQGATPLGHEPAAEVAEVGAEVEGFSVGDHVVIDTMAFTDGLLGSGGAQGGLSEYVLVKDAVPGRQLRVIPTEIPWEVAALNEPMAVAYHAVNRTNPKPGDKVVVFGAGPIGLGAVLGYRRRGASHIVVVDIIESRLEKALQIGADAVINSAEEDVAARLVELHGDGATMLVRGTRSGTDIFLDAAGAPVIPKTVGDVAKSGAVLGVVAVHKNPVELDFGSILTTELTIVFAMGYPTEIFEVTDDIIENWQKYALIISDVLPFDRSLEALELAKTPGAADKVVVRFD from the coding sequence ATGAAATCCGTCCACGTCACCGGTCCGGACACCAATGAATGGGTGGAGGTGGACCGGCCGGCCCCCGGCCCCCGCGACGTCCTCCTGAAAATGAAAGCCTGCGGAATCTGTGGTTCCGATGCGTTCTACAGCCACGTCGGCGGGATTCCGCCGCGCCAGGGGGCTACCCCGCTGGGGCATGAACCGGCTGCCGAAGTGGCGGAAGTCGGCGCCGAGGTCGAGGGATTCTCTGTAGGGGACCACGTGGTTATCGACACCATGGCCTTTACCGACGGGCTGCTGGGCAGCGGCGGTGCGCAAGGCGGACTGTCCGAATATGTACTGGTCAAGGACGCCGTTCCCGGCCGCCAACTCCGCGTAATTCCCACTGAAATACCGTGGGAGGTCGCTGCGCTCAACGAACCCATGGCCGTGGCCTACCACGCCGTGAACCGCACCAACCCCAAGCCCGGCGACAAGGTAGTGGTTTTCGGCGCGGGTCCCATCGGTTTGGGTGCCGTATTGGGCTACCGCCGCCGTGGCGCCTCACACATCGTTGTTGTGGACATCATTGAGTCCCGTCTGGAGAAAGCCCTGCAGATCGGTGCAGACGCGGTCATCAACTCCGCGGAGGAGGACGTAGCAGCCCGGCTGGTCGAGCTGCACGGAGACGGCGCCACAATGCTTGTCCGCGGCACCCGCTCCGGCACGGATATCTTCCTCGACGCCGCTGGTGCGCCCGTGATTCCCAAGACGGTCGGTGACGTGGCGAAATCCGGTGCAGTGCTGGGTGTGGTTGCCGTGCACAAGAACCCCGTGGAGCTGGACTTCGGTTCCATCCTCACCACGGAACTGACCATTGTCTTCGCGATGGGCTACCCCACCGAGATCTTCGAGGTCACCGACGACATCATCGAGAACTGGCAGAAATACGCCCTGATCATCAGCGATGTCCTGCCGTTCGACCGGTCCCTGGAAGCGCTTGAGCTGGCGAAGACGCCTGGCGCTGCGGACAAGGTTGTAGTTCGGTTCGACTGA
- a CDS encoding SRPBCC family protein, giving the protein MTTDQTSVVVSRVIDASAADIFNLLSNPERHHELDGSGMVVSDEKTDRITASGQVFTMNMHNEKMGDYQTDNHVTGYDHNKILAWQTAPAGTEPKGWQWVWELQPDGADSTEVTLTYDWSHVTDKDTLKQVSFPMVSKDDLEESLNKLAAAVSGA; this is encoded by the coding sequence TTGACCACTGATCAGACGAGCGTTGTAGTTTCCCGGGTCATCGATGCCTCGGCCGCAGACATCTTCAACCTGTTGTCCAACCCCGAGCGCCACCACGAGCTGGACGGTTCCGGCATGGTGGTCTCGGATGAGAAGACCGACCGCATTACGGCTTCCGGCCAGGTTTTCACCATGAACATGCACAACGAAAAAATGGGCGACTACCAGACGGATAACCACGTCACGGGGTACGACCACAACAAGATCCTGGCCTGGCAGACCGCCCCGGCCGGCACCGAACCCAAGGGCTGGCAGTGGGTCTGGGAACTCCAGCCCGACGGCGCGGACTCCACCGAGGTCACGCTGACCTATGACTGGTCCCACGTCACCGACAAGGACACGCTGAAGCAGGTCTCCTTCCCGATGGTGTCCAAGGACGACCTGGAGGAATCGCTGAACAAGCTCGCGGCAGCGGTTTCCGGAGCGTAG
- a CDS encoding phosphoketolase family protein codes for MTESSTAGTGHLPADERIPGTEPHHDGELAGVDAWWRAANYLSAGQIYLRDNPLLRRPLEASDVKARLLGHWGTTPGLNFIYAHLNRLIREQQRKVLFITGPGHGGPANVANAWLEGTYSEIYSHVGRDEDGLRTLFRQFSYPGGVPSHAAPETPGSIHEGGELGYSLAHAYGAVFDNPDLIAATVIGDGEAETGPLAASWHSNSFLDPAVDGAVLPILHLNGYKIANPTILSRMPEEQLLKLLEGYGYRPYVVTVEDPAAVGQAHEDFSAVLETCLAEITAIQAPYRTGERTAVPADVPAAETDEVHAPRWPMIVFRSPKGWTGPGMVDGLPVEGTWRAHQVPLSEIHDNPEHLAQLQEWMLSYRPAELFDAEGRLVAEIAALAPPGELRMSATPYANGGRLLQDLRLPGYADHAVKIDHPGSERVSPMFNLGGYLREVIRQNPSNFRIFGPDETASNRLQSVYDVTHKAWQQRIDELDEHLARSGRVAEVLSEHLCEGWLEGYLLTGRHGVFNCYEAFVHIVDSMFNQHAKWLKVSRSLSWRQPIASLNYLLSSHVWQQDHNGFSHQDPGFIDHVVNKKAEVIRVYLPPDANTLLAVAGHILASRDRVNVVVSGKQPAPVWLNPEQALLHVERGVGIWDFAGSEDTGPGGKTEPDVVMACAGDVPTLETVAAAALLKEQLPELKIRVVNVVDLMALQDPREHPSGLPDRDFDTLFTTGKPVIFAYHGYPWLIHRLTYRRTNHENLHVRGYKEEGTTTTPFDMAMLNQIDRFQLAIDVLDRVASLRSTQASFRQYLQDERARARQYTRDEGQDPPYITGWNLQEAEQDTPG; via the coding sequence ATGACCGAGAGCAGCACCGCAGGAACCGGACACCTTCCCGCCGACGAACGCATCCCCGGCACCGAGCCGCACCACGACGGCGAGCTCGCCGGCGTGGACGCGTGGTGGCGGGCGGCCAACTATCTGTCTGCGGGCCAGATCTACCTGCGGGACAATCCGTTGCTGCGCCGGCCGTTGGAGGCCTCCGACGTCAAGGCGCGGCTGCTGGGCCACTGGGGCACCACGCCGGGACTGAACTTCATCTATGCCCACCTAAACCGGCTGATCCGCGAACAGCAGCGGAAGGTCCTGTTCATCACCGGGCCCGGGCACGGCGGACCGGCCAACGTGGCCAACGCGTGGCTGGAGGGCACCTACTCGGAGATCTACAGCCACGTTGGCCGCGATGAGGACGGGCTGCGCACCCTGTTCCGGCAGTTCTCCTACCCCGGCGGGGTGCCCAGCCACGCCGCCCCGGAAACCCCGGGATCCATCCACGAAGGCGGCGAACTGGGCTATTCCCTCGCCCATGCCTACGGTGCCGTCTTCGACAATCCGGATCTGATTGCGGCCACCGTCATTGGCGACGGCGAAGCGGAAACCGGCCCCCTGGCTGCCAGCTGGCATTCCAACAGTTTCCTGGACCCGGCCGTGGACGGCGCGGTACTGCCCATCCTGCACCTGAACGGCTACAAGATTGCCAACCCCACCATCCTGTCCCGGATGCCCGAGGAACAGCTGCTCAAACTGCTGGAGGGCTACGGATACCGGCCCTACGTGGTGACCGTGGAGGACCCGGCGGCGGTTGGGCAGGCGCACGAGGACTTCTCCGCCGTGCTGGAAACCTGCCTTGCCGAAATCACCGCCATCCAGGCGCCCTACCGCACGGGGGAGCGCACCGCGGTGCCGGCGGACGTGCCCGCCGCGGAAACCGACGAGGTGCATGCCCCGCGCTGGCCGATGATTGTGTTCCGCTCACCCAAGGGCTGGACCGGCCCCGGAATGGTGGACGGACTTCCGGTGGAGGGGACCTGGCGGGCGCACCAGGTGCCGCTGTCCGAAATCCATGACAACCCCGAGCACCTGGCCCAACTGCAGGAATGGATGCTCTCCTACCGGCCGGCGGAACTGTTCGACGCCGAGGGCAGGCTGGTGGCGGAGATCGCCGCGCTGGCCCCGCCCGGGGAGCTGCGGATGAGCGCCACCCCCTACGCCAACGGCGGACGGCTGCTGCAGGACCTGCGCCTGCCCGGGTACGCGGACCATGCGGTGAAGATCGATCATCCCGGATCGGAACGGGTGAGCCCGATGTTTAACCTGGGCGGCTACCTCCGCGAGGTGATTCGGCAAAACCCGTCTAACTTCCGGATCTTCGGTCCGGACGAGACGGCATCCAACCGCCTGCAGTCCGTCTACGACGTCACTCACAAGGCCTGGCAGCAGCGCATCGATGAACTGGATGAGCATCTGGCCCGCAGCGGGCGGGTGGCCGAGGTGCTCTCCGAACACCTCTGCGAGGGCTGGCTGGAAGGCTATCTGCTGACCGGCCGGCACGGGGTCTTCAACTGCTACGAAGCCTTTGTGCACATTGTCGATTCCATGTTCAACCAGCACGCCAAGTGGCTGAAGGTCAGCCGCTCCCTGTCCTGGCGCCAGCCCATCGCCTCGCTGAACTACCTGCTCTCCAGCCATGTGTGGCAGCAGGACCACAACGGGTTCTCGCATCAGGACCCCGGCTTCATTGACCACGTGGTGAACAAAAAGGCGGAGGTCATCCGGGTGTACCTGCCGCCGGATGCCAACACGCTGCTGGCCGTGGCCGGACACATCCTGGCCAGCCGGGACCGGGTGAACGTAGTGGTCTCCGGCAAGCAGCCGGCGCCGGTCTGGCTTAATCCGGAACAGGCGCTGCTGCATGTGGAGCGCGGCGTGGGCATCTGGGACTTCGCCGGCAGCGAAGACACCGGCCCTGGCGGGAAGACCGAGCCCGACGTCGTGATGGCCTGCGCCGGTGACGTGCCCACCCTGGAAACCGTGGCCGCCGCGGCACTGTTGAAGGAGCAGCTGCCCGAGCTGAAAATCCGGGTGGTCAATGTGGTGGACCTGATGGCGCTGCAGGATCCGCGCGAGCATCCCAGCGGCCTGCCGGACCGGGATTTCGACACCCTTTTCACTACGGGCAAGCCGGTGATTTTCGCCTATCACGGCTACCCGTGGCTGATTCACCGGCTGACCTACCGGCGCACCAACCATGAAAACCTGCACGTGCGCGGCTACAAGGAGGAAGGCACCACCACCACGCCGTTCGACATGGCCATGCTGAACCAGATTGACCGCTTCCAATTGGCCATCGACGTGCTGGACCGGGTAGCGTCGCTGAGATCGACGCAGGCGTCCTTCCGGCAGTATCTGCAGGACGAACGGGCACGTGCCCGGCAGTACACCCGCGACGAGGGGCAGGATCCGCCGTACATCACCGGCTGGAACCTGCAGGAAGCAGAGCAGGACACGCCCGGCTGA